CCGGGTGCGAGCGTCGGCACGCCGGTCGGCTCGGCGGTCGGCTGCGGCGTTGCTTGCCCGGCTGGCGGGATTGGCGGTGGCGTCGAGCCGCCGCGAACCAAGAAGATCGGCTCCGTGGACGCGACGGGCGTGGGCGTTGCAATCGGGATCGGCGGTGGCGAAACCCCCGGCGTCTGCCCTGGCGCCGGCGGCGGCGTTCGATTCAGGGTGTAGGTGCCATTGCTCACTCCGGGCGGCACGACCGGCAGGCCGGGCGTCGAGACCGGCGCCGGCGAGCTACTTGCTGGAGCGGTTACCTGTGCGACGGTTTGCGCGTCATCGCGATAATGCTGCGCGCAGCTTTGCGTGTTGAAGAGTTCCAGGGCGAGCTGCTGGCGGTTATCGTCAGCTGCGAGCGACGCGGTCGGGAAGGCCGCGTAGAGAGATGTAGCGAGCGCCGCAATCGCGGCAACAGCGCAGTGGAGACGTTTTCCGAAGGGCACGCGGTCAGCGCTCTTCCAGCCAAAGCAGAATCACGCCGGCAGTACCGATGATGATGTTCGGGAGCCACGCCGCAAGATACGGATTCATTGCGCCGTTTCGGCCGAAGGCCGATGCGGCTGAGACCATGAGATAATAGCAGAAGAACGCGACGATCGAGAGAGCGATGCCGAGCATGCGACCGCGTTTGCCGAAACGCAGCGCGAGCGGAACGGCAACAACGACACCGATGATGCAGGCGAACGGCCAGGCGAGCTTGTTGGCGAGATTGATCTGCAGGCTACCCATTGCGGTTCCGCCGATGCCTTGAGATTGCAATGCATTGACCTGCGTTCGCAAGGACTTGCTGCTCATCGTCCACGGATCGTTATTGACCTGACTAACGAATTGCGAGGCCGTTTCGCCGAGCGGCAACCCAATGGAGATGCTCTTGACTCGCTGTTGGTTGGTGACGAAGCCGTCGTCGTTGTAGCGTGTGTCAACGACCTCGTGCAGTATGAGGCTGCTGCGCGCGACCGATGCGTTCTTTGCCTGAAGCGTTTCGTTCCAGGGCCCGAATCGCGCAGGCTTAAAAATTTGCACGTCGAGCATGGTCTTGTTGTCGGGCGCGACCTGTCCCACATAGAAGGTGTTACCGGTGTCGGGGTCTTTGCGGAAAAACTGCGGCTCCACCGGCAGCGCATCGGTGTGATAAATAATTTGATAGAACGTTCGCGTCGATAGCTCCACCGACGCGGGCGCAATCCATTCGTTCATACCGTAGGCGATCAAGAACATCGCAACGCCCAGGAGCAGCGGCGAGACGACGATGCGCATAACCGGTATTCCGGCGGTCCGCATAGCCGTAACCTCATTGTCGCCCATGACGCGCCCCATTGCGAGCAGCGCCGCGAAGAGGCAGCCGAAGGGAAACGCCATTGGAATGGCCTGCGGAATGCGAAAGACGACGAAACGCAGCACCAAAAAGAACGGCGCGTGCTGATTGATGATGTAATCCGCGGCCAGAAAGAAAATATTGAGCGCCCAAAAAAGCAAAAACGCGCCGAATGCAAAGAAGAACGGCACGAGCATCTCGCGCAGCAGGTAGCCGTCGAGAATCGGCAAGCGCAAGAGCGAGGACCCGACGCGGGGGAGCGGCTGTCGGTGCGTCAGCGTCGCCATGGACCGGCGAGCCTCAGTAGCTGTGGTACGCGCTGAGCACGCGTACGACGTACGCGCGCGTCTCGGGATACGGCGGTACGCCGTGGTAGCGGTCCACCGCGCCCGGGCCCGCATTGTATGCGGCGACCGCGAGCGTTACGTTTTCATGATAACGGTGGAGCAACGA
This Candidatus Eremiobacterota bacterium DNA region includes the following protein-coding sequences:
- a CDS encoding LptF/LptG family permease → MATLTHRQPLPRVGSSLLRLPILDGYLLREMLVPFFFAFGAFLLFWALNIFFLAADYIINQHAPFFLVLRFVVFRIPQAIPMAFPFGCLFAALLAMGRVMGDNEVTAMRTAGIPVMRIVVSPLLLGVAMFLIAYGMNEWIAPASVELSTRTFYQIIYHTDALPVEPQFFRKDPDTGNTFYVGQVAPDNKTMLDVQIFKPARFGPWNETLQAKNASVARSSLILHEVVDTRYNDDGFVTNQQRVKSISIGLPLGETASQFVSQVNNDPWTMSSKSLRTQVNALQSQGIGGTAMGSLQINLANKLAWPFACIIGVVVAVPLALRFGKRGRMLGIALSIVAFFCYYLMVSAASAFGRNGAMNPYLAAWLPNIIIGTAGVILLWLEER